Proteins from a single region of Penaeus monodon isolate SGIC_2016 chromosome 29, NSTDA_Pmon_1, whole genome shotgun sequence:
- the LOC119592011 gene encoding acid-sensing ion channel 2-like, protein MNVGGPECRTPEEVRAVEGSMRYLFFNGHFNYTPCGCVPECFSVIYRQNTDTTWNTNRNAIMKVYFAGTEYEEVVESYSFSSSNLVSRIGGFMGLLLGASVLSLLQAGELALHKARRMLYWVLCAVLRSEVE, encoded by the exons ATGAACGTGGGAGGCCCAGAATGCCGAACGCCCGAGGAGGTGAGGGCCGTCGAGGGGAGCATGAGGTACCTCTTCTTCAACGGGCACTTCAACTACACCCCCTGCGGCTGCGTCCCCGAGTGCTTCTCCGTCATCTACCGCCAGAACACCGACACCACGTGGAACACCAACAGGAACGCGATTATGAAG GTATATTTCGCAGGAACTGAGTACGAGGAGGTGGTGGAGTcgtactccttttcctcctcaaaccTCGTGAGCCGCATTGGAGGCTTCATGGGGCTGCTTCTGGGAGCgtctgtcctctccctccttcaggcTGGGGAGCTGGCCCTCCACAAAGCAAGGAGGATGCTCTACTGGGTCCTGTGCGCGGTTTTACGTAGCGAAGTAGAATAG